A genomic segment from Pseudomonas sp. M30-35 encodes:
- a CDS encoding FMN-dependent NADH-azoreductase — MARVLVIESSARKQGSISRQLTEQFIAHWQAKYPADQISVRDLAIDQVPHLDMNLLGGWMTPAEQQSEAEQAALALSNTLTDEVLAADVLVLAAPMYNFAIPSTLKAWLDHVLRAGVTFKYTETGPVGLLSGKRSFVLTARGGIYAGSSMDHQEPYLRQAMGFIGIHDVSFINAEGLNLGGEFLNKALAQAKEQLAQVA, encoded by the coding sequence ATGGCCCGTGTCCTCGTAATTGAAAGCAGTGCCCGTAAACAAGGTTCGATCTCCCGCCAACTGACCGAGCAGTTTATTGCTCACTGGCAAGCGAAGTACCCGGCAGATCAAATTAGCGTTCGCGACTTAGCGATTGATCAGGTGCCGCACCTTGATATGAATCTGCTGGGCGGCTGGATGACACCGGCAGAACAGCAGAGCGAGGCTGAGCAAGCAGCCCTGGCGCTATCCAATACCCTGACTGACGAAGTCCTGGCCGCTGATGTGCTGGTGCTTGCGGCGCCCATGTATAACTTCGCGATTCCGAGCACGCTTAAGGCGTGGTTAGATCACGTGTTGCGCGCCGGTGTGACGTTCAAATACACCGAAACTGGCCCGGTGGGGCTGCTTAGCGGCAAGCGTTCATTCGTATTGACAGCTCGTGGTGGTATTTATGCTGGAAGCAGCATGGACCATCAGGAACCTTACCTGCGTCAGGCAATGGGTTTCATCGGTATCCATGATGTCAGCTTCATTAACGCCGAAGGCTTAAACCTTGGCGGTGAGTTCCTGAATAAAGCCTTGGCCCAGGCGAAAGAGCAGTTGGCTCAGGTTGCTTGA
- a CDS encoding cupin domain-containing protein, translating into MRVNDDLTARVVVDTQQVEWLPSPLVGVERRPLERVAAESGRTTSVVRYAPGSSFRSHLHPGGEEVLVLEGVFADEYGEYPAGYWLKNPPGSRHAPSSASGCLLFVKLCYQALDDQTTLRINTRAGQWREGLVEGLSVLPLDSFGTVHTALVRWAPGTRFNAHRHFGGEEILVLEGVFQDEFGDYPAGTWLRNPHNSQHRPFSTDGCLIYVKVGHLDATDTGNQSSTFLSTS; encoded by the coding sequence ATGCGTGTTAACGATGACCTGACGGCACGGGTGGTGGTCGATACCCAGCAGGTCGAGTGGCTACCATCGCCGCTGGTGGGCGTTGAGCGCCGGCCGTTAGAGCGCGTTGCCGCTGAGAGCGGGCGTACCACCTCGGTGGTGCGTTATGCGCCAGGCTCTAGTTTTCGCAGTCACTTGCACCCCGGTGGCGAGGAAGTCCTGGTGCTTGAAGGCGTATTTGCGGACGAGTACGGCGAATATCCCGCAGGTTACTGGCTAAAAAATCCGCCCGGTAGCCGGCATGCTCCGTCGAGTGCGTCGGGCTGTTTGCTGTTTGTGAAACTCTGCTATCAAGCGCTGGATGATCAAACCACACTGCGCATCAATACCCGCGCCGGCCAATGGCGGGAGGGGCTGGTCGAGGGCTTAAGTGTATTGCCGTTGGATAGCTTCGGCACCGTGCACACGGCGTTGGTGCGTTGGGCTCCAGGCACGCGATTCAACGCACATCGGCACTTTGGCGGCGAAGAGATTCTTGTGCTTGAAGGGGTATTCCAGGATGAGTTTGGCGACTATCCGGCGGGCACCTGGCTGCGTAATCCGCACAACTCGCAGCACAGGCCGTTTTCAACCGACGGTTGTCTGATCTATGTAAAGGTCGGTCACCTCGATGCAACCGACACGGGTAATCAATCCAGTACGTTTCTGAGCACTTCGTAA
- a CDS encoding alpha/beta fold hydrolase has product MAYFDNDGCQLHYEVYGHGNPLVLVHGLGSSTLDWEYQIPELAAHYRVIALDVRGHGRSDKPHERYNMATFADDVASLIEHCQLGPVHLVGISMGGMIGFQLAVDRPELLASLTIINSGPEVKAKSANDYWQIAKRWSLSRLLSLETIGKALGKLLFPKPEQADLRAKIEQRWPQNDKHAYLSSLDAIIGWGVRERISLITCPTLVISGDRDYTTVAQKQAYVDQLSNARLVVIEDSRHATPMDQPQRFNSCLLEFLNEVETAVTPS; this is encoded by the coding sequence ATGGCTTATTTCGATAATGACGGCTGCCAACTGCACTACGAAGTATACGGCCACGGCAACCCACTGGTTTTGGTTCATGGCTTGGGTTCCAGCACCCTCGACTGGGAATATCAGATACCTGAGTTGGCTGCGCATTACCGTGTCATCGCCCTGGATGTTCGCGGTCATGGCCGCTCGGACAAACCCCATGAGCGCTACAACATGGCGACCTTTGCCGATGATGTTGCCTCGCTTATTGAACACTGCCAGCTTGGCCCGGTACATTTGGTCGGTATATCAATGGGCGGCATGATCGGTTTTCAGCTAGCTGTAGATCGCCCAGAGCTGCTCGCCAGCCTGACCATTATCAACAGTGGTCCGGAAGTGAAAGCCAAGTCAGCCAACGACTATTGGCAAATAGCCAAACGCTGGAGCTTGTCGCGCTTGCTCAGCCTTGAAACGATTGGCAAGGCATTAGGTAAACTCCTGTTTCCGAAGCCTGAGCAAGCCGACCTGCGTGCCAAAATTGAACAACGCTGGCCGCAGAACGATAAACACGCGTACCTGTCCAGCCTTGATGCAATTATTGGCTGGGGTGTACGCGAACGAATTTCACTCATCACATGTCCTACGCTGGTGATTAGTGGCGATCGCGACTACACGACCGTCGCCCAAAAACAGGCTTACGTCGACCAGTTGAGCAATGCCCGTTTAGTGGTGATCGAAGACTCGCGTCATGCAACACCAATGGATCAACCGCAACGTTTTAACAGCTGCCTGCTTGAATTTCTCAATGAAGTCGAAACGGCCGTCACTCCCTCATAG
- a CDS encoding anti-virulence regulator CigR family protein, with the protein MPLASRSLIGCTALAIILASQSSIAAPKHDKGNPHQNDHGSDVRIDLNGPTVDIGRVRIVLGDNRNLIGNVSSLPPGIQKNLARGKPLPPGIAKKFDNRLIGKLPRYDGYEWRQAGTDVVLVAIATGIVYEVLRNVLD; encoded by the coding sequence ATGCCTCTCGCCTCCCGCTCATTGATTGGTTGCACCGCTCTGGCAATTATACTCGCGAGCCAGAGCAGCATAGCCGCGCCGAAGCACGATAAAGGCAACCCACACCAAAATGATCATGGTTCTGATGTTCGAATAGACCTCAACGGACCAACGGTCGATATTGGCCGAGTGCGTATTGTGCTGGGCGACAACCGTAATTTAATCGGTAATGTCAGCTCGCTGCCGCCTGGCATCCAAAAGAACCTGGCTCGCGGCAAACCACTACCACCGGGTATTGCGAAAAAATTCGATAACCGTCTTATCGGCAAGTTGCCACGCTACGATGGCTACGAGTGGAGACAAGCTGGCACCGACGTGGTGCTCGTCGCAATCGCAACCGGGATCGTTTACGAAGTGCTCAGAAACGTACTGGATTGA
- a CDS encoding peptidylprolyl isomerase gives MLKKIILAACTLVFASSLWAAANPKVLISTTMGDIEVELNADKAPISVKNFLGYVDSGFYKDTQFHRVIPGFMVQGGGFDADMKQKQTGAPIRNEADNGLHNVRGTLAMARTQVRDSATSQFFINHKDNAFLDNGSRDFGYAVFGKVIKGMNVVDKIAQVPTGNSAGMQNVPREPVMILDIKRL, from the coding sequence ATGCTTAAGAAAATAATTCTCGCAGCCTGCACCCTAGTCTTTGCTTCCTCGCTGTGGGCAGCCGCAAATCCTAAGGTTTTGATCAGCACCACTATGGGTGATATTGAAGTCGAGCTTAATGCAGACAAGGCACCGATCAGCGTCAAGAATTTCCTCGGCTACGTCGACAGTGGTTTTTATAAAGACACCCAATTTCACCGAGTGATTCCCGGCTTTATGGTTCAAGGCGGCGGCTTTGACGCTGACATGAAGCAAAAACAAACTGGCGCGCCAATTCGCAATGAAGCCGACAATGGCTTGCACAACGTGCGCGGCACTCTGGCGATGGCCCGTACTCAAGTACGCGACTCAGCAACCAGCCAATTCTTTATCAACCACAAAGACAACGCATTTCTCGACAACGGCAGCCGCGACTTTGGTTATGCCGTATTCGGCAAGGTCATCAAAGGTATGAATGTGGTCGATAAGATCGCCCAAGTACCAACAGGTAACAGTGCAGGCATGCAGAATGTGCCACGCGAGCCGGTGATGATTTTGGACATTAAGCGCCTATAA
- the rarD gene encoding EamA family transporter RarD — protein sequence MNLSGKGVGLSVFASVLFSLIPGYVQLLAPLDGVQVFAQRVLWSVPAIVLLFVITWQWRLLGDVLVRLRREPLLLAALPVAAVLIGVQWGVFVWAPLAGHMLDVSLGYFLLPLAMVLAGRIFYGERLRPLLKVAVACAVLGVVHELWRSQAFSWVTLVTVLGYPPYFMLRRWMKMDALSGFLLEMLVLSPIAIYLIIAWGPVAPFSTAPQLWWLLPGLGMLGALAFAAMIASSRLLPLGLFGILSYVEPVLLFTVSLVFLGENFDSAQLFTYLPIWLAVLLVAWDSVRLLTKQWRTQA from the coding sequence ATGAATCTGTCAGGAAAAGGCGTCGGGCTTTCAGTCTTTGCATCAGTGCTGTTTTCCCTCATTCCCGGTTACGTGCAGTTGCTGGCACCGCTTGATGGGGTGCAGGTTTTTGCTCAGCGAGTGCTGTGGTCGGTGCCCGCAATTGTGCTGTTATTCGTAATTACGTGGCAGTGGCGCTTGCTTGGCGATGTACTCGTGCGCCTGCGTCGTGAGCCATTGTTATTGGCCGCATTACCCGTGGCTGCAGTATTGATTGGTGTGCAGTGGGGTGTGTTTGTCTGGGCGCCGCTGGCTGGGCACATGCTTGATGTGTCGCTGGGCTATTTTCTCTTGCCGCTGGCGATGGTCTTGGCTGGGCGCATCTTTTATGGCGAGCGATTAAGGCCACTGCTCAAGGTAGCCGTGGCCTGTGCGGTACTCGGCGTTGTTCATGAGTTGTGGCGCTCGCAAGCCTTTTCGTGGGTAACCTTGGTGACGGTATTGGGTTATCCACCGTACTTTATGCTGCGTCGCTGGATGAAAATGGACGCCTTGTCCGGGTTTCTTCTGGAAATGCTGGTGCTGTCGCCGATTGCCATCTACCTGATAATCGCTTGGGGGCCTGTTGCGCCATTCAGCACTGCGCCGCAATTGTGGTGGTTGTTGCCGGGGTTAGGCATGCTCGGCGCACTGGCATTTGCAGCCATGATTGCCTCCAGTCGCTTGTTGCCACTGGGCTTGTTCGGGATTTTGAGTTACGTCGAGCCGGTGTTGTTGTTCACGGTATCGCTGGTGTTTCTTGGCGAAAACTTTGACAGTGCGCAGCTGTTTACTTATTTACCGATATGGCTGGCAGTGCTGCTTGTGGCGTGGGACAGCGTGCGTTTGTTAACCAAGCAATGGCGTACCCAGGCTTAA
- a CDS encoding carboxylate/amino acid/amine transporter, whose translation MRYLLVVTLLWAFSFSLIGEYLAGQVDSYFAVLTRIVIAGLVFLPFTRWRGVANGFKVSMLVIGALQFGVTYVCLYLSFSVLSVPEVLLFTILTPLHVTLIEDALNRRFNPWALVAAAVAVIGAGVIRYDQISPDFFWGFMLLQVANATFAAGQVFYKHLLPRYPSTIAPFQRFGYFYLGALIVALPAFLIFGNAAHMPATATQWGVLLWLGVMASGLGLYWWNKGASQVDGATLAVMNNLLVPAGLLVNLVLWNHQADWLRLGLGAAVIGLSLVISHFARLPVGGQNSVAVSTKAQ comes from the coding sequence ATGCGCTATTTGCTCGTTGTAACCCTGTTGTGGGCTTTCTCATTTAGCTTGATCGGCGAGTATCTGGCCGGGCAGGTTGATAGTTACTTTGCGGTGCTGACGCGAATCGTCATCGCCGGTTTGGTGTTTCTGCCGTTTACCCGCTGGCGTGGCGTTGCCAATGGCTTCAAGGTATCGATGTTGGTGATTGGCGCGCTGCAATTTGGCGTCACCTACGTTTGCCTGTACCTGAGCTTCAGCGTTCTCAGCGTGCCAGAAGTGCTGCTGTTCACCATTCTCACACCACTCCACGTGACCCTGATTGAGGATGCGCTGAACCGTCGATTCAACCCTTGGGCGCTGGTTGCTGCCGCCGTTGCGGTGATCGGTGCCGGGGTGATTCGCTATGATCAAATCAGCCCTGACTTCTTCTGGGGCTTTATGCTGTTGCAGGTTGCCAATGCGACCTTTGCTGCCGGACAAGTATTTTACAAGCACTTGTTGCCGCGTTATCCCTCGACAATTGCGCCGTTCCAACGCTTTGGTTATTTCTATCTGGGTGCTTTGATTGTCGCGCTACCGGCCTTCTTGATATTCGGTAACGCCGCGCACATGCCTGCCACCGCCACCCAGTGGGGTGTTTTGCTGTGGTTGGGTGTAATGGCTTCCGGACTTGGGCTTTACTGGTGGAACAAAGGCGCCAGTCAGGTCGATGGGGCGACATTAGCCGTGATGAATAACCTGTTGGTGCCTGCTGGTTTGCTGGTTAACTTGGTTCTTTGGAATCATCAGGCTGACTGGTTGCGCTTAGGGTTAGGAGCGGCGGTGATTGGTCTGTCGTTAGTGATCAGCCACTTTGCTCGTTTACCTGTTGGTGGACAAAACTCAGTCGCGGTATCAACCAAGGCGCAGTAA
- a CDS encoding LysR family transcriptional regulator, with amino-acid sequence MKAPRVTLDQWRTLQAVVDNGGFAQAAEVLHRSQSSVSYTVARMQEQLGVPLLRIDGRKAVLTEAGDVLLRRSRQLVNQASQLEHLAHHMEQGWEAEVRLVVDAAYPKAKLVRALTAFMPQSRGCRVRLREEVLSGTEDLLREGTADVAISGLNISGFLGSELSSVEFIAVAHPDHPLHRLQRELTFLDLQAHMQVVIRDSGRLQPRDVGWLGAEHRWTVASLDTAATFVSNGLGFAWLPRHIIERELKDGQLLPLPLDQGGTRNPSFYLYTDKEKPLGPATQILIELIKNFDAAPFNPSFAAPQPIN; translated from the coding sequence ATGAAAGCGCCTCGCGTGACCTTAGACCAGTGGCGAACCTTACAAGCCGTTGTCGATAACGGCGGCTTTGCCCAGGCGGCAGAAGTTCTGCACCGCTCACAATCTTCGGTTAGCTACACCGTTGCGCGCATGCAGGAACAACTCGGCGTGCCGTTACTGCGTATCGACGGACGCAAGGCGGTATTGACCGAGGCTGGCGACGTCTTGCTACGCCGCTCGCGGCAATTGGTTAACCAAGCCAGCCAACTCGAACACCTCGCGCACCACATGGAACAAGGCTGGGAGGCCGAAGTACGCCTGGTTGTCGATGCGGCCTACCCCAAAGCCAAGTTGGTTCGCGCATTGACCGCCTTCATGCCGCAAAGCCGTGGTTGTCGAGTGCGGCTGCGTGAAGAAGTTTTGTCTGGCACCGAGGATTTGCTGCGCGAAGGCACAGCCGATGTCGCCATCAGCGGGCTTAACATCTCAGGCTTTCTCGGTAGTGAGCTGAGCAGTGTCGAGTTTATTGCTGTTGCCCACCCCGATCACCCGTTGCACCGGTTGCAACGTGAACTGACTTTTCTGGATTTGCAGGCACATATGCAAGTGGTGATTCGGGATTCAGGCCGCTTGCAGCCGCGCGATGTAGGTTGGCTTGGAGCCGAACATCGCTGGACGGTAGCGAGCCTGGACACTGCGGCCACCTTTGTCAGCAATGGCTTGGGTTTCGCGTGGCTGCCAAGGCATATCATCGAGCGCGAATTAAAAGATGGTCAGTTACTGCCCTTACCGCTTGATCAAGGCGGCACCCGTAACCCGAGTTTCTATCTGTATACCGATAAAGAAAAACCGTTGGGGCCAGCGACGCAGATCCTTATTGAACTGATCAAAAACTTTGACGCTGCGCCGTTCAACCCAAGTTTTGCAGCACCTCAGCCAATCAACTGA
- a CDS encoding 3-phosphoglycerate kinase: MKKLFCAVFTLLPLYVFAYPVEAEKQLNGAEISVTPMDIDDTLGAVGLYNYGQADAECKVIFRNGPEAPRTRKAVLKAGDDINLSVRFSRKIIKLRMQVDCKPS, encoded by the coding sequence ATGAAAAAGCTGTTTTGCGCGGTGTTCACGTTGTTACCACTTTATGTCTTTGCCTACCCAGTAGAGGCCGAAAAGCAGCTCAACGGTGCTGAAATTTCGGTCACGCCCATGGACATTGATGACACTTTAGGCGCCGTTGGCTTGTACAACTATGGCCAGGCTGATGCCGAGTGCAAAGTTATATTCCGCAATGGTCCGGAAGCGCCGCGTACACGTAAAGCTGTGCTTAAGGCTGGCGATGACATCAATTTGTCAGTGCGTTTCTCGCGCAAAATTATCAAGCTGCGGATGCAAGTTGACTGTAAACCGAGTTAG
- a CDS encoding DEAD/DEAH box helicase, which yields MFSQFALHERLLKAVAELNFVEPTPVQVAAIPAALQGHDLRVTAQTGSGKTAAFVLPMLNRLMGDPKPRLSIRAVILLPTRELAQQTLKEVERFSQFTFIKSGLITGGEDFKVQAAMLRRVDILIGTPGRLIEHANAGNLLLDEVEVLVLDEADRMLDMGFAEDVQRLAEACSGPHQTLLFSATSGGSGLREMVNKVLKEPMHLQLNSVSDLNEGTRQQIITADHNHHKERLVEWLLANETYAKAIIFTNTRIQADRLYGKLVAKDIKAFVLHGEKDQKDRKLAIDRLRQGAVKVLVATDVAARGLDVDGLDLVINFDMPRSGDEYVHRIGRTGRAGGEGLAISLICHNDWNLMSSIERYLKQRFERRNIKDIKGLYQGPKNLKASGKAAGTKKKKIDPKTGKKVVKKAAAKTPGKTKRNTINRPKSDAPQLVSQDGLAPLKRRAPAAE from the coding sequence GTGTTTTCCCAATTCGCCCTGCATGAACGTCTGCTGAAAGCTGTGGCTGAGCTTAACTTTGTTGAGCCTACACCGGTGCAGGTGGCGGCTATTCCTGCTGCGCTGCAAGGGCATGATCTGCGGGTAACCGCGCAAACCGGCAGCGGTAAAACAGCTGCATTTGTGCTGCCAATGCTTAACCGTTTGATGGGCGATCCAAAGCCGCGTTTGAGCATTCGGGCGGTCATTTTGCTGCCGACGCGTGAATTAGCACAACAAACCCTGAAAGAGGTTGAGCGTTTCTCGCAGTTCACCTTCATCAAATCAGGCTTGATTACCGGCGGCGAAGATTTCAAAGTTCAGGCCGCGATGTTGCGCCGAGTCGATATTTTGATCGGTACACCGGGCCGCCTGATTGAACACGCCAACGCCGGCAACTTACTGCTCGACGAAGTTGAAGTGCTGGTGCTTGATGAAGCCGACCGCATGCTCGACATGGGCTTTGCTGAAGACGTCCAGCGTTTAGCTGAAGCCTGCAGCGGTCCGCACCAAACCTTGCTGTTCTCCGCAACCAGCGGTGGCTCTGGTCTGCGTGAAATGGTCAATAAGGTGCTGAAAGAGCCTATGCATTTGCAGCTCAACAGCGTCAGCGACCTCAATGAAGGAACGCGCCAGCAGATCATCACCGCTGACCACAACCACCACAAAGAGCGTTTGGTTGAGTGGCTGCTGGCCAATGAAACCTACGCCAAGGCGATTATTTTTACCAACACGCGCATTCAAGCGGATCGCCTGTACGGCAAGTTGGTCGCCAAAGACATTAAAGCCTTCGTGCTGCATGGCGAGAAGGATCAGAAGGACCGTAAGCTGGCGATCGACCGCTTGCGTCAAGGTGCAGTAAAAGTCCTGGTCGCTACCGACGTTGCCGCACGTGGCTTGGATGTTGACGGCCTGGATCTGGTGATCAACTTTGATATGCCGCGTTCTGGTGATGAGTACGTTCACCGGATCGGCCGCACGGGGCGCGCTGGCGGCGAAGGTTTGGCTATCTCGTTGATCTGTCACAACGACTGGAACCTGATGTCGAGCATTGAGCGCTACCTGAAGCAGCGCTTTGAGCGTCGCAACATCAAGGACATCAAAGGCCTCTACCAAGGTCCGAAAAACCTCAAGGCATCCGGTAAAGCCGCGGGTACCAAAAAGAAGAAGATTGATCCGAAGACCGGCAAAAAAGTGGTTAAGAAAGCCGCAGCCAAGACGCCGGGTAAAACCAAGCGCAATACCATTAATCGGCCCAAGAGCGATGCTCCGCAACTGGTAAGCCAGGACGGGCTGGCGCCACTCAAGCGACGCGCGCCGGCTGCTGAGTAA
- a CDS encoding LTA synthase family protein — MRFLNRWHSPTYSALLTLCSLFIFIPVISRCLLGWSQPYGYLSDIAVGSLLVVLLYQRTLIIALPLMILWSILTLANVELIAAVGRMPEISDLHYLTDAKFVSRSTHGAGLSHPALVLALLLNIGLYLLLLFRQPPAMRQPLASTWLIAPLGLLASHAVLQYRAPSENDQWFQFNLPHKLAAEGLNNGEQDLQGWLSNQPPGAPVDIAGLQQLDLAGTPLLNQAGRARNVLIVTLEGIPGAYLTPSRDALRSPYDGNTMPRLSQWAERGMLTADYVLHSHQTIRGLYAMLCGDFSKLDSGTPKGVELLNNPARSEQCLPAQMRKNGFSTHYLQGAGLRFMAKDQIMPQMGFDKTLGRDWFTNPPHLNFPWGMDDKGFFEGSLSYINQLRKQDQPWMLTLMTVGTHQPYSAPAEYLQRFPDSKLAAVAYLDDAVGDFLDALKQQGVLKDTLVIVTSDESHGIENLSLASAWGFNLILAPEQQQLPHLKKGVYGHVDLNASVLDYFALPVPSNISGRSLLRDYSSGRQIISYTNGLLRQHDGKGTFTECDFQHVCRRYASTGFINDKSHYLGRFTGKPARLLSQQAALLNQSLRNANASRQHYEFANDQPIQLKPQRTDDWADNLVGAQYLELPQGTQTTVTMKIRAVNLDAAGATLQLKTKEYDRDVEIAIPPLPKLTTDQPVSVTFTFNNLDTRKAFSFHLLGQGNGAIELDEFTVTTEPRTESLVAAQNDAPIAAETPTEPPVEDVHN, encoded by the coding sequence GTGCGTTTTCTTAACCGCTGGCACAGCCCGACCTACAGCGCACTGCTAACGCTCTGCTCCCTGTTTATCTTTATTCCAGTAATCAGCCGTTGCCTGCTCGGCTGGTCACAACCTTATGGTTATCTTTCTGATATCGCTGTCGGTAGCCTTCTGGTTGTACTGCTCTACCAGCGCACACTGATTATCGCTCTGCCGCTGATGATTCTATGGAGCATCCTGACCTTAGCCAATGTTGAGTTGATTGCGGCGGTTGGGCGCATGCCTGAAATTTCCGACCTGCATTACCTGACCGATGCAAAATTTGTCAGCCGCTCGACCCATGGGGCTGGTCTTAGTCATCCGGCATTGGTCTTGGCCTTGCTGCTCAACATCGGCTTATACCTGCTGCTGTTATTTCGTCAGCCGCCTGCAATGCGCCAACCACTTGCTAGCACATGGTTAATAGCACCGCTGGGGCTACTCGCCAGCCACGCGGTATTGCAGTACCGCGCGCCGAGCGAAAATGACCAGTGGTTTCAATTCAACCTGCCACACAAGCTTGCAGCAGAAGGTTTAAATAACGGCGAACAAGACCTGCAAGGCTGGTTGAGCAATCAACCGCCTGGCGCGCCGGTGGATATCGCGGGCCTTCAGCAACTCGACCTGGCTGGCACGCCACTGCTTAACCAAGCGGGGCGCGCACGTAACGTATTGATCGTGACGCTTGAAGGCATTCCCGGTGCCTATCTGACGCCGAGCCGTGATGCCTTGCGCAGCCCATACGACGGCAACACCATGCCGCGTCTGAGTCAGTGGGCTGAGCGCGGCATGCTCACTGCCGATTATGTGTTGCACAGCCACCAGACTATTCGCGGCTTGTACGCCATGCTCTGCGGCGACTTTAGCAAACTCGACTCAGGCACACCCAAAGGCGTTGAGCTGCTCAATAACCCTGCTCGCAGCGAGCAATGCCTGCCCGCGCAGATGCGTAAAAATGGCTTTAGCACTCACTACCTGCAAGGCGCAGGCCTGCGCTTTATGGCCAAAGACCAGATCATGCCGCAGATGGGCTTCGATAAAACCCTTGGCCGCGACTGGTTTACCAACCCACCTCACCTGAATTTCCCGTGGGGCATGGATGACAAAGGCTTCTTTGAAGGCAGCCTGAGTTACATCAACCAACTGCGCAAGCAGGATCAGCCCTGGATGCTGACGCTGATGACGGTCGGAACGCACCAACCTTATTCAGCGCCAGCAGAATACTTGCAGCGTTTCCCGGACAGTAAACTGGCTGCAGTGGCGTATCTTGATGACGCCGTCGGTGATTTCCTTGATGCGCTCAAGCAACAAGGTGTACTCAAAGACACCTTGGTGATCGTCACGTCTGATGAGTCCCACGGCATCGAAAATCTATCGCTGGCATCAGCGTGGGGCTTCAACTTGATTCTGGCCCCCGAGCAACAGCAACTGCCACACCTCAAAAAAGGTGTATACGGTCACGTTGACCTCAACGCATCGGTTCTCGACTACTTTGCCCTGCCCGTGCCCAGCAATATCAGTGGCCGCTCGCTGCTGCGTGACTATAGTTCTGGCCGGCAGATTATCTCCTACACCAACGGCCTGCTACGTCAGCACGATGGCAAGGGCACCTTTACCGAGTGTGATTTCCAGCATGTGTGTCGACGCTACGCCAGCACAGGCTTTATCAATGATAAATCGCATTATCTGGGCCGTTTCACCGGCAAACCTGCGCGCCTGCTCAGCCAACAAGCGGCACTGCTCAATCAGTCTTTACGCAATGCCAATGCCAGCCGCCAGCATTATGAGTTCGCCAACGATCAACCGATCCAGCTCAAGCCTCAGCGTACTGACGACTGGGCCGACAATCTGGTTGGCGCACAGTACCTGGAGTTGCCTCAAGGCACCCAAACCACGGTGACCATGAAGATTCGTGCGGTAAATCTCGATGCTGCTGGCGCTACCCTGCAACTGAAAACCAAGGAGTATGACCGAGATGTCGAGATCGCGATTCCTCCGTTGCCCAAGCTCACGACAGATCAGCCGGTCAGCGTAACCTTTACCTTCAACAATCTAGATACGCGTAAAGCCTTTTCCTTCCATCTGCTCGGTCAAGGCAACGGCGCCATTGAGCTAGACGAATTCACTGTCACCACCGAACCGCGCACTGAGAGTCTGGTTGCAGCGCAAAACGATGCACCAATAGCAGCGGAAACGCCGACTGAGCCGCCCGTTGAAGACGTGCACAACTAG